The stretch of DNA AACCACGAGTCCATTTCGGTCAACGAGAAATTTTGTGAAATTCCATTTTATATTTTTGTACAAAATACCACTCTTTTGTTCTTTTAAATAGGTATACAAAGGATGTGCGTTTTCTCCATTTACATCAATTTTAGCAAAAATCGGAAAGGTAACCCCATAATTGCTTTGGCAAAACTGTAAAGTTTCCTCAATATGATCGAATTCCTGTTTTTTAAATTGATCGCAAGGAAAACCTAAGATCTCAAGACCGTGAACTGAATATTTTTCGTAAAGTTTCTGCAGTCCATCAAACTGGGGAGTAAACCCGCACTTGCTGGCTGTATTCACAATGAGCAGAGTTTTTCCCTCATAATCCCTCAATGATTTTTCATTACCATCCGTCATTTTTACATTAAAATCGTATACCGTTCTCAAATAAATCCTCCTTACAAATAATATTCTTTAAGTTGCTTCAAAAAAGATTGATCAAAATAGATTCATTCCTAATGCAAATATAACAAATAAATTTTTAAAAAATGACTGATAAAACTTCATCCAATTAAGCTAGCTGCAATTTTCTAAACAAAAAAGGATTCGTTCCAAAAAATCCTTGAAACGAATCCTTTTTCCTCATCAGAAGTTACTTCTTACGAACCTAAGATCCTAACACAAAAAACATATATCTACTCATGCCTTCCGCCAAAAATATTGCTGCTAATGCGATATATGCAAAAGATAAAGATACTTTCTTATTTTTTGAGATGGATAAATATCCTAGAAGTCCCACTCCGATCACTTCAATAATCCAGCGAAGAGCTACCGTTCCTTGATAGCCTTCTAAAGTGGCAATAGCATTTGTTCCAGCTATCATGTTTACCTCTGGAACAACGGTTGGAAATAATGCAAGTCCAACTAGTTGGACAGCTATTCCTAAAATTGAAATAGAGAAGGAATACTTAACAAAGTGCTGTGCTAATGTTTGATTTTCCTTTTTGCGCAATATTGGTACG from Cytobacillus dafuensis encodes:
- a CDS encoding glutathione peroxidase; protein product: MRTVYDFNVKMTDGNEKSLRDYEGKTLLIVNTASKCGFTPQFDGLQKLYEKYSVHGLEILGFPCDQFKKQEFDHIEETLQFCQSNYGVTFPIFAKIDVNGENAHPLYTYLKEQKSGILYKNIKWNFTKFLVDRNGLVVERYSPTTEPRKMEDDIVKVLHT